In the genome of Pseudomonas sp. Teo4, the window CATGGCGTGGGTGACGTTGATACCCGTGACATCGACCCCGGCACGGGCCACGTTGGCCAGCAGGATCTCATTGAGAAAGATGTTGCCGAAGCCCACCGGCAGGAACATGTAGGGGGTGATCAGGCCGAAGGTGATGACGCAGGCGATCAGGCGCCGGTCGATGCGCAGCCGGGTCAGCACGTACAGCAGCGGCGGCACCAGCAACGGAATGAAAGCGATGTGGATGGGCAGGATGTTCTGCGACGACACCGCCACCACCAGCATCAGGCCCACCAGCAGCCACTTCATCTTGCCGCCCTCGGCATGGCCCTGGCGGTCGATCATCGCCAGCGCCCGGTCCGCCAGCGCATGGGCCAGCCCAGACTTGGCGATGGCCACGGCGAACGCCCCGAGCAACGCATAAGACAGCGCCACCGTGGCCCCGCCCCCAAGGCCGCCATTGAACGCCTTGAGCGTACCCTCGATACCCAGGCCGCCGAACAGCCCCCCGGCCAAGGCCCCGATGATCAGGGCGATGACTACGTGCACGCGAGACAGGCTGAGTATCAGCATGATGCCGACCGCGGCAATCACTGCATTCATGATTTGGCTTACCTCACTTGCGACAGAAAAAAAGCGCGCACTCTGAACCACGGCGCGACAGATGTCAAAACTGCCATGTGTCTGCCTATTTCGCGGTAATTCTGGTTTTTCAGGAGGGAAGTGAAAATTAAATTGATCGTTTGAATAAAGAAAGGATTTTCAGCGCCGACACAGTCTCCAGCCCAGACCTATTACAAGGGATTTCTCCCCATGCCTTTGCGACAACTTTCCATCCAATGGAAAATCACCCTGCTCGCCGGTCTCTGCCTGGCGGGTATTGTCACCTTGCTTGTCGGACTTTCGCTGTACCGCATGGACCACAGCTCCGACCTGGTCAAGCAAAGCAGTACGCAGATGCTTACCCAGGCGGCCCAGGCACGCATCGAGTCGCAAGGCGAAGTCCAGGCGCTGAACATCCGCCGCCAGTTCATGGATGCCTATCAATACGGCGCAGGTTTCTCGCGCCAGGTGCTGTTCCTGCGCGAACAGGCTGAAAAGCGCTTCCTCGATGCTTTCGACCTGCGCGAAGACATGACCCGCCAGGTGCGTGCCGCCCTGCAGGCCAACCCTGACCTGCTCGGCCTGTCGCTGGTCTTCGAGCCCAACGCCCTGGATAACAAGGACAGCCTGTTCGCCGACAAGGCAGAGCTGGGCAGCAACGAGACCGGCCGCTTTTCCCTGTACTGGTCGCAACCGCGTGCAGGCCAGCTGACCTCCATGTCCTTGCCCGAACGCGACCTGACCGATACCCAGATCGGGCCAAGCGGGCAACCGGCCAACACCTGGTTCGAGTGCCCGCGCAGCACCGGCAAGGTCTGCGTGGTCGAGCCTTACTTCTATGACATCGATGGCCAGCGGGTGCTGATGACCAGCATCGTCTTCCCGCTGTCGGTGCAAGGCAAAGTGATCGCGACGCTGTCCGTCGACATCAACCTCAACAGCCTGCAGGCCTTGAGCGAAGATGCCAGCCGCAGCCTGTACGAAGGCCGCACCACTGTGGGCATTCTCAGCCCGGCAGGCTTGCTGGCTGGCTACAGCGCCGACGCCAGCAAGCTGGCCCACCGCTTCGATCAGGTCGACCCGAACAAGGGCGCCGAACTGGTGCGCAAGCTGGCCGACGGTAAGCTCAGCATCCTGCACGACCAGCAACGACTCAAAGTGCTGACTGCGTTCCAGCCCATTCCGGGCGCCCAGCCCTGGGGCGTACTGCTGGATGTGCCGGAGAACGCCCTGACCGGCCCGGCCGAAGCCCTCAAGCAGGAACTCGACGCCCTCAACACCAGCGGCACCCTGCTTGAACTCGGCCTGGGCCTGGCAGCGGCGATTGCCGGCTTGCTGATGGTTTGGCTGATGGCCCGTGGCGTCACCCGCCCGATTCTGGGTGTGGCGGCCATGCTCAAGGACATCGCCAGCGGTGAAGGCGACCTTACCCGCCGACTGACCTATGACAAGCGCGACGAACTCGGTGACCTTGCCGGCTGGTTCAACCGCTTCCTCGACAAATTGCAGCCCACCATCGCCGAGGTGAAACGCTCGGTCCAGGCTGCGCGCGGCACCGCCGACCAGTCCTCGGCCATCGCCAGCCAGACCAGCGCCGGCATGGAGCAGCAGTACCGTCAGGTCGACCAGGTTGCCACCGCTTCCCACGAGATGAGCGCCACCGCCCAGGATGTCGCCCGTAGCGCGGCCCAGGCAGCACAGGCCGCACGCGAAGCCGACCAGGCTACCCGCGAGGGCCTGGCAGTGATTGACCGCACCACCCAGAGCATCGATACCTTGGCCGCCGACATGAGCACCGCCATGGCCGAAGTCGAAGGCCTGGCGCAGAACAGCGAGAAGATCGGCTCGGTGCTGGAGGTGATCCGCTCGATCGCCGAACAGACCAACCTGCTCGCCCTCAACGCCGCCATCGAGGCCGCTCGTGCCGGTGAAGCCGGCCGTGGCTTTGCCGTGGTCGCCGACGAGGTGCGCAACCTGGCGCAACGCACCCAGGAGTCGGTGGAGGAAACCCGTCAGGTGATCGAAGCCCTGCAAGCCGGCACCCGCGAAGTGGTCGGCGCCATGGACAACAGCCACCGCCAGGCCCAGGGTGGTGTCGAGCAGGTCGGCCAGGCCGTGACTGCATTGCAGCGTATTGGCCAGGCCGTGACGGTGATTACCGACATGAACCTGCAGATCGCCTCGGCGGCCGAGGAGCAGAGCGCGGTGGCCGAAGAGATCAACAGCAACGTGGCGACCATTCGCGATGTGACCGAGTCGCTGTCGGGACAGGCCAATGAGTCGGCGCGGGTCAGCCAGTCGCTGAACAGCCTGGCCAACCAGCAGCAAGCACTGATGGATCAGTTCCGGGTCTGATCCTGTAGCAAGCGCATCCACCCCAAGGTTGCAGGGTGGATGCGCATTTCAAGAAGGTCGTGGCTTCGGGCTTGCCCGGCAGCGCCACTGGCGCAGAGAATGCTCCTCTTCCGGCCACCTGGAGCCTTCCCGCGTGTCTCTTAAAGCCCTGCGCACCTTGGTGACCATCGCCCGTCACGGCACCTTTGCCCGCGCCGCCGATCTGCTCAGCCTCACCCCATCTGCAGTGAGCCTGCACATCAAGACACTGGAGGACGAACTGCAGGTAGCGCTGTTCGACCGCAGTCGCCGCCAGGTGGCCCTGACCGAAGCCGGACAACTGGCCGTCGCCCGCGCCGAGGCGATACTCGCTGCCTATGACGAGCTGGCCGATACCCTGGCCAGCGGCCCGAGCCTGCGTGGCCGTTTACGCCTGGGCGCAATCCATACAGTGCTGGCCAGGCGTTTGCCCAAGGCGCTGGTGTGGATCAAGGCTCACCACCCACAGCTGCATATCAGCGTGGCCTCGGGCATGTCGGCGGAACTGGCAAGGCGTGTGGAGGATGGCGAGCTGGACGCGGCGATCACCACCGAGCCGGTCAGCCCCTACCCGCAAAACCTGGACTACACCCCATTGTTCGAAGACCGATTCTGGGCCATCGCCAGCCCCGACCTGGCCGGGCAGAGCCTGCCGCAGCTACTGGCCAGCCAGCCGTTCCTGCGTTTCGACAAACGTGCCTGGGCCGGCCGGCAGATCGAACAGGAGCTGCGTCGCCAGCACTTGCAGGTGAGCGAGCAAATGGAGCTGGACAGCCAGGAGGCCCTGGCACGCATGGCAGTGATGGGCTTGGGCGTTGCCATCGTGCCCATGGCCGACGATGACCTGCAACGTTTGCCACCCGCAACTTGCCTGCCCTTTGGCGAACCGCAGCTGAAGCGGCGAGTGGTGCTGCTTGAACATGAGAAAAGCCAGCGCAGGCATTTGAGTGCCGTGCTGAAGACGGCCCTGGAGGCTTGAATCCCAGCCAGCCGACCCTGCATTTTTTCTCAATGGTCAGTACAGAAAACAACGTTTTTCCAGAACGTTCAGCCACGCTAGTCTGTGCCGGTACCCGACAACGGAACACCGACCATGCTCCATCTGCTGCTCACTACCCTGGTCCCGATCATCCTGCTGATTGCCCTGGGCACCTTCCTGCGCGTACGCGGCTTTCTGGCGGAAACGTTCTGGCCCGGCGCGGAACGCCTCAGTTACTACGTGCTGTTGCCATCGCTGTTCCTCCACGGCCTGGCCACCGCCAACCTCGACGGCGTACCGGTAATGGGCATGGTCGGCGTGCTGATGCTGTCCACCGTGCTGGGCGCACTGCTGCTGGTGCTTTACCAGGGCGCGGCGAACCATGACGGGGCCGACTTTACCTCGGTGTTTCAGGGCGGTGTGCGCTTCAACAATTACATAGGGGCGACACTGGCGGCCGGCATTTACGGCAGCGCGGGCATTGCCTTGGCGGCAGTGGCCAACGCGGCGATCGTGCCTCTGGTGAACCTGCTGTGCGTGCTGGTGTTCGCCCGTTTCAGCGCCCGCCACAGCTCGCCGGCCAAGGTGCTGCGGGCGATCTTCGCCAACCCGCTGATCGTCGGCTGCGCCGGCGGGCTGTTGCTGCGCGTCAGTGGCCTGGGCCTGCCCGCAGGCATCGAGCCGACCATCAAAGCCTTGGGCCAAGCCGCCCTGCCCCTGGGTTTGCTGTGCGTGGGCGCAGCCTTGGGCGGCGCACGTCTGGGCCAGCAAGTGCGCCCGCTGGTCGCCGCATCGGCGTTCAAATTCCTGGTCATGCCGCTCACCACCTGGGGGCTGTGCCGGTTGCTGGGGTTGGGCGGCCAGGCGGCGGTGGTGGCGGTGTTGTTCCAGGCACTGCCCACCGCTTCGTCGTCCTACGTGATGGCCCGGCAAATGGGCGGCAACGCACCGCTGATGGCCACCATCATCGCCCTGCAAACCGTGGCCGGTGCCGTGACCCTGCCGTTGATGCTCACGCTCACCTTGAGTTGATGGCGATTGGCTAGACTGTGAATCAGCCCACACTGCGGACATTCGACCATGCGCCTTTCGTGGATGGTGATCGGTTTGACCACGGCCCTG includes:
- a CDS encoding methyl-accepting chemotaxis protein, with the protein product MEQQYRQVDQVATASHEMSATAQDVARSAAQAAQAAREADQATREGLAVIDRTTQSIDTLAADMSTAMAEVEGLAQNSEKIGSVLEVIRSIAEQTNLLALNAAIEAARAGEAGRGFAVVADEVRNLAQRTQESVEETRQVIEALQAGTREVVGAMDNSHRQAQGGVEQVGQAVTALQRIGQAVTVITDMNLQIASAAEEQSAVAEEINSNVATIRDVTESLSGQANESARVSQSLNSLANQQQALMDQFRV
- a CDS encoding LysR family transcriptional regulator → MSLKALRTLVTIARHGTFARAADLLSLTPSAVSLHIKTLEDELQVALFDRSRRQVALTEAGQLAVARAEAILAAYDELADTLASGPSLRGRLRLGAIHTVLARRLPKALVWIKAHHPQLHISVASGMSAELARRVEDGELDAAITTEPVSPYPQNLDYTPLFEDRFWAIASPDLAGQSLPQLLASQPFLRFDKRAWAGRQIEQELRRQHLQVSEQMELDSQEALARMAVMGLGVAIVPMADDDLQRLPPATCLPFGEPQLKRRVVLLEHEKSQRRHLSAVLKTALEA
- a CDS encoding AEC family transporter, which gives rise to MLHLLLTTLVPIILLIALGTFLRVRGFLAETFWPGAERLSYYVLLPSLFLHGLATANLDGVPVMGMVGVLMLSTVLGALLLVLYQGAANHDGADFTSVFQGGVRFNNYIGATLAAGIYGSAGIALAAVANAAIVPLVNLLCVLVFARFSARHSSPAKVLRAIFANPLIVGCAGGLLLRVSGLGLPAGIEPTIKALGQAALPLGLLCVGAALGGARLGQQVRPLVAASAFKFLVMPLTTWGLCRLLGLGGQAAVVAVLFQALPTASSSYVMARQMGGNAPLMATIIALQTVAGAVTLPLMLTLTLS